One segment of Fusarium falciforme chromosome 13, complete sequence DNA contains the following:
- a CDS encoding Mannitol-1-phosphate 5-dehydrogenase — MLCTMDKKAVHFGAGNIGRGFVACFLHNSGYEVVFADIADRLVDQLNTKKSYKVIEVSSEGTRETVITNYRAINLRTHENDLIREIMSADVVTCAVGRDNLRFIAPIIARAISMRPSDKIPLAIIACENAIGATDALAANIGHPVTTKEHRLDDHYKRARYANCVIDRIVPTQHPDAELDVKLEEFYEWVIDRKPFADDAVPMIRGVRWVDDVQLYAERKLYTVNTGHAAAAYYGYNRNKGFVHNALQDLFILGQVKKVLSNTSTLIVDKYGISKQDQEEYVRKVIIRISNPHLEDTVERVGRAPLRKLGRTERFIRPASELVEKGYDCSALLDAVEMALRFQNVEGDEQSKELARIIASQTPETVVASVCGLQPSEKLYPRVLEIVKRVQADRLMA; from the exons ATGCTCTGTACCATGGACAAGAAGGCAGTGCACTTCGGCGCTGGGAACATTG GCCGAGGCTTTGTGGCCTGCTTCCTGCACAATTCGGGCTACGAAGTCGTGTTCGCAGATATCGCCGACAGGCTGGTCGACCAGCTTAACACTAAGAAATCATACAAAGTCATCGAAGTTAGCAGCGAGGGGACCAGGGAAACGGTCATAACTAATTACAGAGCAATCAACCTAAGAACGCACGAGAACGATCTGATCCGGGAGATTATGTCTGCTGATGTCGTTACCTGCGCGGTCGGTAGGGACAATCTCAGGTTTATCGCGCCAATTATCGCCCGAGCTATTAGTATGCGGCCTAGCGACAAGATCCCGTTGGCCATCATCGCTTGTGAAAACGCCATTGGTGCCACTGATGCCTTGGCGGCAAACATTGGGCATCCAGTCACTACAAAGGAACATAGACTCGACGACCACTACAAGAGAGCAAGATACGCAAACTGCGTCATCGATCGAATCGTTCCAACTCAGCATCCGGACGCAGAGCTCGATGTCAAACTGGAGGAGTTCTACGAATGGGTTATAGATCGGAAGCCCTTTGCAGATGACGCTGTTCCAATGATCAGGGGTGTCAGATGGGTTGACGACGTGCAGCTGTATGCCGAGCGGAAGCTGTACACAGTCAATACCGGacatgcagcagcagcctacTATGGCTATAACCGCAACAAGGGATTTGTTCATAATGCGTTGCAAGACCTCTTTATTCTCGGTCAGGTAAAGAAGGTGCTTAGCAATACGAGCACTCTTATCGTTGACAAGTACGGTATCTCTAAGCAGGATCAGGAGGAGTATGTCAGGAAAGTCATTATACGAATCAGCAATCCTCATCTCGAGGACACCGTGGAGAGGGTTGGCCGCGCGCCTCTACGGAAGTTGGGTCGCACGGAGAGATTTATCAGGCCAGCGTCTGAATTAGTCGAGAAAGGCTATGACTGCTCGGCGCTGCTCGATGCGGTTGAAATGGCGCTCCGATTCCAAAATGTGGAGGGAGATGAACAGAGCAAGGAACTGGCCCGGATCATTGCTAGCCAGACACCAGAGACAGTAGTGGCCAGTGTCTGTGGCTTACAGCCAAGTGAGAAGCTGTATCCTCGGGTTTTGGAGATTGTCAAAAGGGTTCAAGCGGACAGATTGATGGCATAG
- a CDS encoding BHLH domain-containing protein, with translation MFHTKMDATIYPFDQVLSCRTSENAAASEIGHFPPAWNQSIPGSDSYSEKAPFFENYYGKVPPDLCYNNSTLLPFQSTAISSPESDCISSPILGVEMALNFWDTSMDIMESIPWDLSLDQPTYGGLPTSDLSQDVQTASGYTRTAANRQQSDAFSLGTVASNPWAEPGLDEAQEEDHTSSSRQKRTARSRRQKRDNNRSSETSLASSASTSGGAPSVSDAASPSSRPQDSRASIRSKSTSMASTASTASSRQTKLRSASRTSKNSRSRPNDTPKERQTRASHNLVEKQYRNRLNAQFESLLSALPEQLRAGYNGNGDTDESEGNDADRRVSKGEVLEMARRHIQLLEQERAQLERENLELHGNLRRLKGYTSDGTVSSSSQETPLDFKADADGERQADDRDKS, from the exons ATGTTTCACACGAAAATGGACGCTACCATTTATCCTTTTGACCAGGTCCTATCCTGTCGCACAAGCGAAAAT GCTGCGGCATCAGAAATCGGTCACTTTCCACCTGCGTGGAATCAATCCATCCCCGGATCCGATAGTTACTCCGAAAAGGCACCATTTTTCGAAAACTACTATGGGAAGGTTCCCCCGGACCTTTGTTATAATAACTCTACACTGTTGCCTTTCCAAAGCACAGCCATTTCCTCTCCAGAATCTGACTGCATCTCATCACCCATTCTGGGTGTCGAAATGGCACTGAATTTCT GGGATACGTCAATGGATATTATGGAGTCCATTCCTTGGGATCTCAGTCTAGACCAACCAACATATGGTGGCCTTCCCACGTCAGACCTGTCCCAAGATGTCCAAACTGCCTCCGGTTATACCCGCACAGCAGCCAACCGACAACAATCAGACGCATTTTCTCTAGGGACTGTAGCGAGCAATCCCTGGGCAGAGCCGGGCCTAGACGAAGCGCAAGAAGAGGACCATACCTCGAGCTCACGACAAAAGCGAACCGCCCGATCTCGACGACAGAAAAGAGATAACAACAGGTCTTCCGAAACATCCCTTGCTAGCAGTGCCAGTACTAGTGGTGGCGCTCCCTCGGTATCAGACGCTGCCAGTCCCAGCTCCAGGCCGCAAGACAGCCGCGCCAGCATTAGGTCTAAATCTACGTCGATGGCTTCTACAGCATCTACAGCTTCTAGCCGTCAAACGAAGCTCAGAAGCGCGTCTCGTACTTCGAAGAACAGCCGATCCCGGCCAAACGATACCCCCAAGGAACGCCAAACGCGCGCCTCGCACAACCTCGTCGAGAAGCAGTATCGAAATCGTCTCAATGCGCAATTCGAATCCCTTCTCAGCGCCCTACCAGAACAACTTCGCGCGGGGTACAATGGAAATGGCGATACTGACGAATCGGAGGGGAATGACGCGGACCGCCGTGTGAGCAAGGGTGAAGTTCTGGAAATGGCTCGCAGGCATATACAATTGCTGGAGCAAGAGCGCGCTCAGTTGGAACGCGAGAACCTCGAGCTTCATGGAAACCTCCGACGGCTAAAGGGATATACCTCTGATGGTACAGTGTCCTCGTCAAGCCAGGAAACTCCACTCGATTTCAAAGCCGATGCGGATGGCGAGAGACAAGCCGACGACCGAGACAAGAGTTGA
- a CDS encoding CBM21 domain-containing protein: protein MATPNFPLQTRSRESQFVHLKKLRLLDDQKSLQGLVAVQNVAFQKLVTCRFTFDNWKTTSDVASIYTDGNASEKAPSGYDFFVFTVQLSDILNLESKIAQLCVRYIVNDQEYWDNNSGRNFQVCFFKTTSLRDGGVLDQGVPLRSHNRLSNNTTLVKPTSSAFRGLDLAKCYSISASLDATVRAAKCNARRKENMGPMNATASSFKLASRLFSQKSTKSGISASCPESKFSISMHSGFDRYCSPRALTAHRRFGDIGMYDDVNAVPFRPYGLF, encoded by the coding sequence ATGGCTACGCCCAACTTCCCACTACAGACCAGGTCCCGCGAGTCCCAATTTGTCCATCTCAAGAAACTGAGGTTATTGGACGACCAAAAGTCCTTGCAAGGCTTAGTGGCTGTACAGAATGTCGCATTTCAAAAGTTGGTTACCTGTCGCTTCACGTTTGACAACTGGAAGACGACCTCGGACGTCGCCTCAATATACACGGATGGAAACGCGTCAGAAAAAGCTCCATCGGGCTACGACTTTTTCGTCTTCACGGTTCAGCTCTCCGACATTCTCAACCTTGAATCCAAAATCGCGCAATTGTGCGTCCGCTACATAGTCAACGACCAGGAGTATTGGGATAACAACTCTGGCCGCAACTTTCAGGTCTGTTTCTTTAAGACCACTTCGCTGCGAGATGGCGGTGTCCTGGATCAGGGTGTTCCATTGCGGTCGCATAATCGACTCTCCAACAATACCACGCTAGTAAAGCCCACGTCTAGTGCCTTTCGAGGGTTGGACCTTGCAAAATGTTACAGCATCAGCGCATCGCTTGATGCAACAGTCCGAGCTGCCAAATGCAATGCTCGTAGAAAAGAAAACATGGGGCCCATGAACGCTACGGCTAGCAGCTTCAAGCTGGCATCTCGTTTATTTTCGCAAAAGTCGACAAAGTCTGGCATCAGCGCAAGCTGCCCCGAGTCAAAGTTCTCCATCTCAATGCACAGTGGCTTTGACAGATACTGCTCCCCGCGGGCCTTGACAGCACACAGACGGTTTGGCGACATCGGCATGTACGACGACGTAAACGCAGTACCCTTTCGTCCGTATGGGCTATTTTGA
- a CDS encoding BZIP domain-containing protein — translation MDDRALGVLNPMGDDWTFAASYISQPLPWEQWCSIDQLGPFGSSQDETSTVNSVYAPTVPSPPNSFVYRSDTRLTDVWSDNNPMTESPNLWGSDIPVTEISPSSMLSEPNLRQKRNHDTNRFPSCKPDRRSSSRDIDMDPLAKEKTQHASFRGNRSARGNNAYAVQQRNDDMKRARERNRLAANKFRAKQRDDLLRLESSEQDLERIHRDLSTCVADLTLEIYMLKMELLQHSGCNCALIQNYLAHESQRYVQALKGGIQREATSRQPEQPGRSDQGQRRD, via the exons ATGGACGACAGAGCCCTAGGCGTGCTAAATCCTATGGGAGACGACTGGACCTTTGCGGCATCCTATATCTCTCAACCTCTCCCATGGGAGCAATGGTGCTCGATAGACCAGCTAGGACCATTTGGTTCATCGCAAGATGAGACTAGTACGGTAAACAGCGTCTACGCGCCGACCGTTCCCTCACCTCCCAATAGCTTTGTATATCGCAGCGATACCAGATTGACGGATGTTTGGAGCGACAACAACCCTATGACCGAGTCTCCCAATCTATGGGGTAGCGACATCCCCGTTACGGAGATTTCACCTTCTTCTATGCTTTCTGAGCCC AACCTGCGTCAAAAGCGAAATCACGATACTAACCGCTTTCCATCTTGCAAGCCCGATAGACGAAGTTCGTCTCGCGACATAGACATGGACCCGCTGGCAAAGGAGAAGACACAGCATGCAAGTTTTCGCGGCAATAGAAGTGCCAGGGGCAACAACGCTTACGCAGTCCAACAGCGCAATGACGACATGAAAAGGGCCCGGGAGCGGAACCGACTCGCAGCCAACAAATTCCGAGCCAAGCAGAGGGATGACCTGCTGAGACTCGAGTCCAGCGAGCAGGACCTGGAGCGCATCCATCGCGATCTTTCAACTTGCGTGGCAGACCTAACTCTCGAGATTTATATGCTTAAGATGGAACTTCTACAGCATTCGGGATGCAACTGCGCCCTCATCCAGAACTACCTCGCCCACGAGTCTCAGCGATATGTACAAGCGTTAAAGGGGGGGATTCAGCGAGAGGCCACATCTCGGCAGCCGGAGCAGCCTGGACGGAGCGATCAAGGGCAAAGGCGGGACTAG